The Nitrospirota bacterium genome contains a region encoding:
- a CDS encoding FUN14 domain-containing protein: MDIDQDQQPEPSSQGIASALLADAPWRANSVVAAGATMAAGLAAWVADYADSPVFAQLGGSYIGGFFIGWAFRRFLKMAALVVGGIFAGLAVLKGTGWVDLDWSAIETQIMHSMAALQRGAEGLKQFLSGYLPSAGAAGAGTFFGFRKK, from the coding sequence ATGGACATCGATCAGGATCAACAGCCAGAGCCGTCCTCTCAGGGAATAGCGTCGGCGCTTTTAGCCGATGCGCCCTGGCGCGCAAATTCCGTGGTAGCGGCAGGCGCCACGATGGCGGCAGGGCTTGCCGCATGGGTCGCCGACTATGCCGACTCACCAGTTTTTGCACAACTGGGTGGCAGCTACATCGGCGGGTTTTTCATCGGATGGGCATTCCGTCGATTCTTGAAGATGGCCGCCCTGGTCGTCGGTGGGATCTTCGCCGGTCTCGCCGTCCTCAAAGGGACGGGGTGGGTAGATCTGGACTGGAGCGCGATTGAGACACAGATCATGCACAGCATGGCCGCTCTCCAGCGTGGCGCTGAAGGGCTGAAGCAGTTTCTCTCCGGCTATCTTCCCTCCGCCGGAGCGGCAGGAGCCGGGACTTTTTTCGGGTTTCGCAAGAAGTAA
- a CDS encoding neutral zinc metallopeptidase: protein MRWEGQRESTNVEDRRGMSPARVGGVGGLGIGGIILVLAVSYFTGTNPLTLLNMLDGVQNMTESSTSSEPGRIGAPSDQLGKFASVVLADTETTWTGLLGQGYENPRMVLFSGAVQSACGTSSSAVGPFYCPGDHRLYLDLSFFNEMSQRLGAPGDFAQAYVIAHEVGHHVQNLLGIAATVHRLQRQGSETEGNALSVRMELQADCFAGVWGHHAKRDRNLIEPGDFEEGLRAASAIGDDRLQKMSRGQVQPESWTHGSSEQRTAWLRKGLETGDPKSCDTFAGGHL from the coding sequence ATGCGCTGGGAAGGACAACGGGAAAGCACGAATGTCGAAGACCGCCGCGGAATGAGTCCGGCGAGGGTCGGAGGCGTGGGCGGGCTCGGCATCGGCGGCATCATCCTCGTCCTTGCCGTCAGCTATTTCACCGGGACCAATCCCCTCACCCTCCTCAACATGCTCGATGGCGTGCAGAACATGACGGAGTCATCGACATCCTCTGAGCCAGGCCGCATCGGAGCCCCCAGCGATCAGCTTGGCAAGTTCGCCTCGGTCGTCCTCGCCGATACAGAAACGACCTGGACTGGACTGCTTGGACAGGGGTACGAAAACCCTCGCATGGTGCTCTTTTCCGGCGCGGTGCAGTCGGCTTGCGGCACCAGCTCGTCAGCCGTCGGCCCCTTCTATTGCCCCGGCGACCACAGACTCTACCTCGACCTGTCATTTTTCAATGAAATGTCTCAACGTCTCGGCGCACCGGGAGATTTTGCACAGGCCTACGTCATTGCACATGAAGTCGGACACCATGTCCAAAACCTGCTGGGCATCGCAGCAACCGTGCATCGGCTTCAGCGGCAAGGCTCAGAAACAGAAGGCAACGCGCTGTCCGTCCGCATGGAACTGCAAGCCGATTGCTTCGCCGGTGTATGGGGACATCATGCCAAACGCGATCGGAACCTGATCGAACCAGGCGACTTCGAAGAAGGACTACGAGCCGCCTCTGCCATCGGAGACGACCGACTCCAAAAAATGTCGCGGGGCCAGGTACAACCGGAAAGCTGGACCCACGGCTCCTCAGAACAACGCACGGCTTGGCTCCGAAAGGGCCTGGAAACCGGTGACCCAAAATCCTGCGACACCTTCGCCGGCGGTCACCTGTAG
- a CDS encoding DUF2959 family protein gives MRRALAAIKRKLVNVDTHVDQLVKDMNRSIAEADKFIQSMEREPA, from the coding sequence TTGAGACGCGCGCTGGCCGCGATCAAGCGCAAGTTGGTGAACGTCGACACCCATGTCGATCAGCTCGTCAAGGACATGAACCGCTCCATCGCTGAAGCCGACAAGTTCATCCAATCGATGGAAAGAGAACCGGCCTAA
- a CDS encoding OmpA family protein: protein MQRLLTNRARLLQAPAWAMLCAIAVGGCVSTETHTKTLTELEAAKKIAVQQAADLDALKKKSQAQADQLQQQLAGLQQNLDQEATQRKAAEQQAAELAKERAGLEARSGALQSKLDGLERDNGQLGNELGDVRGQIDALQKKLMDESAQVSALEKDKQELTSGTASAQGEIAKLQKRAAELEANAARIAKEREQLRQEQSQLAATLEQERQRLKVGEEEKARLAKEHDLLQQQKSQLTASLEQERERLKAGEADKARLEQERLAKEEEVKRLTRTQEELSKSLQDEIAKGNITIQQVRDRLTINMVDRVLFDSGQAQVKPAGIKVLKQVADVLKTVTDKQIRIEGHTDNVPISSKLQDRFKTNWELSTARATTVVHYLIDQGGVDRQYLSAVGYADTRPIAANDSEEGRSSNRRIEIVLYPKDLKQIASQVETGSSASR, encoded by the coding sequence ATGCAACGACTGTTGACTAATCGAGCCAGGCTGCTTCAGGCCCCTGCATGGGCCATGCTCTGTGCGATAGCCGTGGGAGGCTGCGTGAGCACGGAGACCCATACCAAAACGCTCACCGAGCTGGAGGCCGCGAAGAAAATAGCCGTCCAGCAAGCCGCAGACCTGGACGCGCTCAAGAAAAAATCTCAGGCACAGGCCGATCAGCTCCAGCAGCAATTAGCCGGGCTGCAACAGAATCTGGACCAGGAAGCCACTCAACGAAAAGCCGCCGAACAACAGGCCGCCGAGCTGGCGAAGGAACGAGCGGGCCTCGAAGCGCGATCGGGAGCGCTCCAGTCAAAACTTGATGGACTGGAAAGAGACAACGGCCAACTCGGCAACGAGTTGGGAGACGTACGGGGACAGATCGATGCCCTCCAAAAAAAACTGATGGACGAATCGGCGCAAGTCAGCGCCTTGGAAAAAGACAAGCAAGAACTCACCAGCGGAACGGCCTCGGCCCAGGGGGAAATTGCCAAACTCCAAAAGCGCGCGGCTGAACTCGAAGCCAACGCAGCCCGCATTGCGAAGGAGCGCGAGCAACTACGGCAGGAGCAATCACAACTCGCCGCCACGTTAGAACAGGAGCGCCAACGGCTGAAAGTTGGAGAAGAGGAGAAGGCTCGGCTGGCAAAAGAACACGACCTGCTACAGCAACAGAAGTCCCAGCTGACAGCCAGTTTGGAGCAGGAACGCGAGCGGCTGAAAGCCGGAGAAGCGGACAAGGCTCGGCTGGAACAAGAACGGCTGGCGAAAGAAGAGGAAGTCAAACGGTTGACCCGTACACAGGAGGAACTCTCCAAGTCGCTTCAAGATGAAATCGCGAAGGGGAATATCACAATTCAGCAGGTACGCGACCGTCTTACGATCAATATGGTCGATCGCGTCTTGTTCGATTCCGGCCAGGCACAGGTCAAACCGGCAGGCATCAAAGTACTCAAGCAAGTCGCCGATGTATTGAAAACGGTCACGGACAAACAGATCAGGATTGAAGGCCACACCGACAATGTGCCCATCAGTTCAAAACTACAAGACCGCTTTAAGACCAACTGGGAACTCTCCACGGCGCGGGCCACGACCGTCGTACATTATCTGATCGATCAGGGTGGAGTAGACCGCCAGTACCTCTCTGCCGTCGGCTACGCGGACACCCGTCCCATCGCGGCAAACGACTCGGAAGAAGGCCGTTCATCCAACCGCCGCATCGAAATCGTGCTCTACCCGAAAGACCTCAAACAAATTGCCAGTCAAGTAGAAACCGGTTCGTCTGCCTCTCGGTAA
- a CDS encoding pseudouridine synthase, which produces MHMPTIRTIAFNKPYGVLPCFTDSEGRPTLADYVDLPGVYAAGRLDLDSEGLLLLTSDGTLAHHITDPQHKLPKLYLAQVERVPNEEALEQLRKGVLLNGKNTRPAEARLLLDDPQLPDRPVPIRFRKNVPTAWVEITLREGLNRQVRRMTAAVGHPTLRLVRVAIGPILLGDLESGQWRDLTNDEIVQIYSMARHR; this is translated from the coding sequence ATGCATATGCCGACCATTCGCACAATTGCCTTCAACAAGCCCTACGGGGTATTGCCCTGCTTTACCGATTCCGAGGGACGGCCGACCTTGGCCGATTACGTCGATTTGCCAGGTGTTTATGCCGCCGGACGTCTCGATCTGGATAGTGAAGGGCTGTTGCTTCTGACGTCCGATGGAACGTTGGCGCACCACATCACAGACCCGCAGCATAAGTTGCCGAAACTGTACCTTGCGCAGGTGGAACGTGTCCCGAATGAGGAAGCGTTGGAACAGTTGCGAAAGGGCGTGCTGCTGAACGGTAAGAACACCAGACCTGCTGAAGCACGGCTGCTGCTGGATGATCCGCAGTTACCCGATCGCCCTGTGCCGATCCGTTTCCGTAAAAATGTGCCGACTGCCTGGGTGGAGATCACGTTACGCGAGGGGTTGAACCGGCAGGTTCGGCGTATGACCGCAGCCGTGGGGCACCCGACTCTGAGACTTGTGCGGGTTGCGATCGGACCGATTCTGCTGGGCGACCTCGAGTCAGGCCAATGGCGGGATCTGACGAATGATGAGATTGTGCAAATCTATTCTATGGCCCGTCACCGTTGA
- a CDS encoding molybdopterin-dependent oxidoreductase, producing MPFSRRTLLKATGLGTVAALTGGCDAVGSVFGRMFAIPSRDTTYFTPNAKFYVVNYADSAVSMTRDVDIEQWKVRVKGEVTTPLALGWRDILNRDSYNQVSTLMCIDTLPGGDSMGTATWRGISLKKLLQEAGADEDTARDVIFRGIDGYDDSIPFTRAMQDDVMLAFLMNGEKLPKEHGFPIRLIVPGLYGIKNVKWITEIEVYPGDYKGYWQRKGWTDDGTIKIFSRIDSPGHYQTIRGHEQLFRGIAFGGPNSINKVELSFDAGRTWNECTIEPPMSPYSWVIWNYTWQPPKRGKFQTVVRATDTKGQLQIAEIVRPQPAGASGLHTIIADVDSIG from the coding sequence ATGCCGTTCTCACGTCGAACATTGCTGAAGGCCACCGGACTTGGGACGGTCGCTGCGTTAACCGGCGGCTGCGACGCTGTAGGCTCCGTCTTCGGCCGCATGTTTGCCATTCCTTCTCGCGACACCACCTATTTCACACCCAACGCAAAATTCTATGTCGTGAACTATGCCGACAGCGCTGTCTCCATGACGCGAGACGTCGATATCGAGCAATGGAAAGTTCGCGTCAAAGGGGAAGTGACAACACCGCTGGCGCTGGGCTGGCGGGATATCTTAAACCGTGACTCCTACAATCAAGTCTCCACCCTCATGTGCATCGACACACTTCCCGGCGGCGACAGCATGGGCACCGCGACATGGCGCGGGATCTCACTCAAGAAACTCTTGCAAGAGGCCGGCGCCGACGAAGACACCGCGCGCGACGTGATCTTCCGCGGCATCGACGGCTACGACGACAGCATCCCCTTCACTCGCGCCATGCAAGACGACGTCATGCTGGCATTTCTCATGAACGGCGAAAAGCTGCCCAAAGAACATGGGTTTCCGATTCGGCTGATCGTGCCAGGGCTCTACGGGATTAAAAACGTCAAGTGGATCACGGAGATTGAAGTCTATCCTGGAGACTACAAAGGCTACTGGCAGCGCAAGGGCTGGACGGACGACGGCACTATCAAGATATTCTCACGTATCGACAGCCCAGGCCATTACCAAACGATCCGTGGCCACGAACAACTCTTTCGCGGCATCGCCTTCGGCGGACCCAACTCAATTAACAAAGTGGAATTGAGCTTTGATGCAGGCCGCACGTGGAACGAATGTACGATTGAACCGCCCATGTCGCCCTACTCCTGGGTCATCTGGAACTACACCTGGCAGCCGCCCAAGCGGGGCAAGTTTCAAACTGTCGTGCGAGCTACGGACACGAAGGGGCAGTTGCAGATTGCAGAAATTGTCCGGCCACAACCAGCAGGAGCGAGCGGGTTGCACACGATTATTGCCGACGTGGATTCCATCGGCTAA